From a region of the Helianthus annuus cultivar XRQ/B chromosome 5, HanXRQr2.0-SUNRISE, whole genome shotgun sequence genome:
- the LOC110942856 gene encoding uncharacterized protein LOC110942856 has protein sequence MSRLVPYLITPEPKRIARFIGGLAPEIKASVKASRPTTFRSATDLSLSLTLDVVRNKTAKASEDGKRKREDENSHRSDKKKKGNSDHKKSSGFKKDNQQSGKKTRNQVLNMTNSDKTIVNRAIDDATHANDATIVNLRIDKDVLQAMIDAAVGKAVRKAVKKFKEPNATCCKSHLRPPFLTHEKDLVHATNSKDELKRKRKEDNFRSSKKKGKQESNKKPICKTCKKRHLGKCRFKPKSQLQRRACGICKSREHKTLDCKDIKDAICFGCNEKGHIKTTCPKSVKGGTAKDGKPKNENA, from the exons atgtctcgattggttccttacttgATCACACCGGAACCGAAGCGTATAGCTCGGTttattgggggtctagccccagaaatcaaggcaagTGTGAAAGCATCGAGACCTACTACATTCAGGTCAGCGACAGATCTGTCACTATCTCTCACACTCGATGTGGTCAGAAACAAGACTGCCAAAGCTTCTGAAGATGGAAAGCGTAAAAGGGAGGATGAGAATTCTCATCGCTCTGATAAGAAGAAAAAGGGGAACTCTGATCATAAGAAGAGTTCCGGGTTTAAGAAGGACAACCAACAGTCGGGTAAAAAGACTAG GAACCAAGTCTTGAATATGACAAACTCGGATAAGACAATCgtcaatcgcgccattgatgaTGCGACACATGCTAATGATGCTACAATTGTGAACCTCAGAATTGACAAAGATGTTCTCCAAGCTATGATAGACGCAGCTGTTGGAAAGGCTGTGAGGAAGGCCGtgaaaaagttcaaggagccCAATGCTACTTGCTGCAAATCTCATCTAAGACCACCCTTCCTTACTCATGAGAAGGATCTTGTTCATGCCACAAATTcaaaggatgaactaaaaaggaaaagaaaggaagatAACTTCCGGAGTTCTAAGAAAAAGGGTAAGCAAGAGTCCAACAAGAAACCtatatgcaagacctgcaagaagcgccatctAGGGAAGTGCAGGTTCAAACCAAAATCCCAATTGCAGCGtagggcttgtgggatctgcaaatcaaGAGAGCATAAAACGTTGGATTGCAAGGACATAAAGGATGCAATCTGCTTCGGCTGTAACGAGAAGGGCCACATCAAGACTACATGCCCTAAATCTGTCAAGGGAGGTACGGCTAAGGATGGAAAGCCTAAGAATGAAAATGCTTAA